The following are from one region of the Luteimonas sp. MC1572 genome:
- a CDS encoding Gfo/Idh/MocA family oxidoreductase, with protein sequence MRVGIVGCGKIADGHAEQLRAIGRAQLVAACDREPLMAEQFSQRWGGLAQYADMAEMVLRERLDVVHVATPPDSHVALACSALEMGCHVFVEKPFALDGEGARRILDCANAVGRRVSVNYLYNFESPALELGRLLADGALGEVVHVETCYGYNLAGDYGIAVMSDPAHWVHRLPGKLFHNVIDHVLAKVVPMLSEPVVVCADARRMRPASGDAVVDAMPDELRLLLKDRDGRTVSAMVGSHARPIGHAMKVYGTRDTVELDYAARTLVRSARQDQPSAVGRLFPAWVQAWRYARCGVRNLGAFGRHEFHYFQCMRVLLTRFYDAIEGRGEDPVPQAEILRVAAIIDGIVDALAQRP encoded by the coding sequence ATGAGGGTTGGAATCGTGGGTTGCGGCAAGATCGCCGATGGCCATGCCGAACAGCTGCGCGCCATCGGGCGCGCGCAGCTTGTGGCGGCCTGCGACCGTGAGCCGCTCATGGCCGAACAGTTCTCGCAGCGCTGGGGTGGCCTGGCGCAATACGCGGACATGGCGGAGATGGTGCTGCGGGAGCGACTGGACGTGGTGCACGTGGCGACGCCGCCCGATTCACACGTGGCGTTGGCGTGCAGCGCGCTGGAAATGGGTTGCCATGTCTTCGTGGAAAAGCCCTTCGCGCTCGACGGCGAGGGTGCGCGCAGGATCCTCGATTGCGCGAACGCGGTTGGCAGGCGCGTCAGCGTCAATTACCTCTACAACTTCGAATCACCCGCGCTCGAGCTGGGAAGGCTGCTGGCCGACGGCGCGCTGGGCGAGGTCGTGCACGTGGAGACCTGCTACGGCTACAACCTGGCCGGGGACTACGGGATCGCGGTGATGTCCGATCCCGCGCACTGGGTGCACCGGCTGCCCGGCAAGCTGTTCCACAACGTGATCGACCACGTGCTGGCCAAGGTCGTGCCGATGCTGTCCGAACCGGTCGTGGTGTGCGCCGATGCGCGGCGCATGCGCCCGGCGAGCGGCGACGCGGTGGTCGACGCCATGCCCGATGAGCTCAGGTTGCTGCTGAAGGACCGCGACGGCAGGACGGTGTCGGCGATGGTCGGCTCGCATGCGCGGCCGATCGGCCATGCCATGAAGGTGTACGGGACCCGCGACACGGTGGAGCTGGATTACGCGGCGCGCACGCTGGTGCGCAGCGCCCGCCAGGACCAGCCGAGTGCCGTGGGTCGCCTGTTCCCGGCCTGGGTGCAGGCCTGGCGGTACGCGCGCTGCGGGGTGCGCAACCTGGGTGCCTTCGGTCGCCACGAGTTCCATTACTTCCAGTGCATGCGGGTGCTGTTGACCCGCTTCTACGACGCCATCGAGGGGCGCGGCGAGGACCCCGTGCCGCAGGCGGAGATCCTGCGCGTGGCCGCGATCATCGATGGCATCGTCGACGCCCTGGCGCAGCGGCCATGA
- the asnB gene encoding asparagine synthase (glutamine-hydrolyzing): protein MCGLAGYLGAGIAAHDARAVLASMITTLAHRGPDGYGFHVSEGVGLAHARLSIIDLATGAQPMASPDAQVWIVFNGEIFNFIELRARLEAQGHVFHTRSDTEVIVHLYQRHGDAFVDHLNGQFAIALWDGSRRRLVLARDRLGIRPLYYTRARGALWFASEAKALFAALPGHACIDPTGLAQALTLWAPLDPDTVWQGVATLPPGHLLTIEADGRERLRRYWDLTFPDASDPARHWHDIDQAAGELRERLVDAVRLQLRADVPVGAYLSGGLDSSGIAALIRTATNTPVRTFSVAFAQREFDESRHQQAMVRHLGTDHTTLHVGAADIGQAFRRFIAHAETPVLRTAGVPLMLLADDVRRQGYRVVLTGEGADEVFAGYDLFKEAKIRRFWSRQPGSSARPRLLGRLYGYLANSPSSNPAFAAAFFGQGMEHIDRPVFSHVPRWTTSGRALRFLSPELRTAVAGFDPLALVESRLPAALMRWTPLARDQYVEAKTLLAGYLLASQGDRAAMAASIEGRYPFLDHTLVEFANRLPPQWKLHGLSEKHVLRKALADLLPADILSRTKQPYRAPDSECFFVDGKPLDYVAEAFDRDAIRADGMFDADAVSRLYEKARAGNAGGFADNQAFVGILSTRLLQGIHAAGGRRREEAAAGAA from the coding sequence ATGTGCGGGTTGGCCGGCTATCTGGGGGCCGGCATTGCCGCGCACGATGCGCGCGCGGTGCTGGCATCGATGATCACCACCCTCGCCCATCGTGGTCCCGACGGCTACGGCTTCCACGTCAGCGAGGGCGTGGGTCTCGCGCACGCGCGCCTGTCCATCATCGACCTCGCCACCGGCGCCCAGCCGATGGCCAGTCCGGACGCCCAGGTGTGGATCGTCTTCAACGGCGAGATCTTCAATTTCATCGAACTGCGAGCCCGGCTCGAAGCGCAGGGCCACGTGTTCCACACGCGGTCGGATACCGAAGTAATCGTGCATCTGTACCAGCGGCACGGAGATGCGTTCGTCGACCACCTCAACGGCCAGTTCGCCATCGCCCTGTGGGATGGCAGCCGGCGCCGGCTGGTGCTGGCGCGCGACCGCCTCGGCATCCGCCCGCTGTACTACACGCGCGCGCGCGGCGCGCTCTGGTTCGCCTCCGAGGCCAAGGCGCTCTTCGCGGCGCTGCCTGGACACGCATGCATTGATCCGACGGGCCTCGCCCAGGCGCTGACCCTGTGGGCGCCGCTCGATCCCGACACCGTCTGGCAAGGTGTGGCCACGCTGCCGCCCGGCCACCTCCTGACCATCGAGGCCGACGGTCGTGAGCGCCTGCGCCGCTACTGGGACTTGACCTTCCCGGACGCGTCCGACCCGGCCCGTCACTGGCATGACATCGACCAGGCCGCGGGCGAACTGCGCGAGCGGCTCGTGGATGCCGTCCGGCTGCAGCTGCGCGCCGACGTACCGGTGGGCGCCTACCTCAGCGGTGGCCTGGACTCGTCGGGCATCGCCGCCCTGATCCGCACCGCCACGAATACGCCGGTGCGCACGTTCTCGGTGGCGTTCGCGCAGCGCGAGTTCGACGAGAGCCGGCACCAGCAGGCCATGGTCCGGCACCTCGGGACGGACCACACCACGCTGCATGTGGGAGCCGCCGACATCGGCCAGGCATTCCGGCGCTTCATCGCGCATGCCGAAACCCCGGTGCTGCGCACCGCGGGCGTGCCCCTGATGCTGCTTGCCGACGACGTGCGGCGCCAGGGGTATCGCGTGGTGCTGACCGGCGAAGGCGCCGACGAGGTCTTCGCCGGCTACGACCTGTTCAAGGAAGCCAAGATCCGCCGTTTCTGGTCACGCCAGCCCGGATCCAGCGCGCGTCCCCGCCTGCTCGGACGCCTGTACGGCTATCTCGCCAATTCGCCATCGTCCAATCCCGCGTTCGCCGCGGCGTTTTTCGGGCAGGGCATGGAGCACATCGACCGGCCCGTGTTTTCGCACGTGCCGCGCTGGACCACGTCGGGGCGCGCGCTCCGGTTCCTGTCACCCGAACTCCGCACCGCGGTCGCCGGCTTCGACCCGCTGGCGCTGGTGGAGTCCCGCCTGCCAGCCGCGCTCATGCGCTGGACGCCGCTGGCCCGCGACCAGTACGTGGAGGCGAAGACGTTGCTCGCCGGGTATCTGCTGGCCAGCCAGGGCGATCGCGCGGCGATGGCGGCCTCGATCGAGGGCCGCTATCCCTTTCTCGACCACACCCTGGTCGAGTTCGCGAACCGCCTGCCGCCGCAGTGGAAACTGCATGGGTTGTCCGAAAAGCACGTGCTGCGCAAGGCCTTGGCCGACCTGTTGCCGGCCGACATCCTCAGCCGCACGAAACAGCCCTATCGGGCTCCCGACAGCGAATGCTTTTTCGTCGACGGAAAGCCGCTCGACTACGTGGCCGAAGCCTTCGATCGCGACGCGATCCGCGCCGATGGCATGTTCGACGCCGACGCGGTGTCGCGCCTGTACGAGAAAGCGCGTGCCGGCAACGCGGGAGGCTTCGCCGACAACCAGGCCTTCGTCGGCATCCTCTCCACGCGCCTGCTGCAGGGCATCCACGCCGCCGGCGGGCGGCGGCGCGAGGAAGCAGCGGCCGGGGCCGCCTGA
- a CDS encoding AMP-binding protein: MTARCERWLARAAAHQPGKSAIVRGDRRVDYAELHAESERFAAALAQHVGLEDGERCVVFMDNSVEAAVGVFGTLRAGGVFSVINPTTKADKLAFVLADCGATVLLTQASLLPVAQSAAARAPSVRCIVVVDADGDGVDGAAIGYRRFLAASDPACLPPQVGIDTDLAMLVYTSGSTGNPKGVMMTHANVRFAATSITTYLQASRDDVVLSVLPLAFDYGLYQLLMCVKLGATLVLETSFAFPQKVLPLLASERVTAFPLVPTMAALIVQLRNFDPAWAASVRYLTNTAAALPPAHIRRLQDLFPAARVYSMYGMTESKRCTWLPPEELARRPESVGIAIPGTQAWVADDAGRPLPAGEVGELVVRGGHVMQGYWNNAEATARALRPGRYPWERVLHTGDLFRMDAEGFLYFVGRKDDILKSRGEKVSPKEVENVLYAMHGVREAALVGVPDPVLGHALKALLVVDDPGLDARAVIAHCRAHLEEFMVPRTVEFRESLPKTGTGKIRRSELQAEAEGRQAAEA; this comes from the coding sequence GTGACGGCACGTTGCGAGCGCTGGCTGGCGCGGGCGGCCGCGCACCAGCCCGGGAAGTCGGCGATCGTCCGCGGCGACCGCCGCGTCGACTACGCCGAGCTCCACGCCGAGAGTGAACGCTTCGCCGCCGCGCTTGCACAACACGTCGGCCTGGAGGACGGCGAGCGCTGCGTGGTGTTCATGGACAACTCGGTCGAAGCCGCGGTCGGCGTTTTCGGCACCCTGCGCGCCGGCGGCGTGTTCTCGGTGATCAATCCCACCACCAAGGCCGACAAGCTGGCGTTCGTGCTCGCGGATTGCGGTGCGACGGTCCTGCTGACCCAGGCCAGCCTGTTGCCGGTCGCCCAGTCGGCGGCGGCGCGAGCGCCCAGCGTTCGCTGCATCGTGGTGGTCGATGCCGATGGCGATGGCGTTGATGGCGCGGCCATCGGGTACCGGCGCTTCCTCGCCGCGTCCGACCCGGCCTGCCTGCCGCCACAGGTCGGCATCGATACCGACCTGGCGATGCTGGTCTACACATCGGGGTCGACCGGCAATCCCAAGGGCGTGATGATGACGCACGCCAACGTGCGCTTCGCGGCCACGTCGATCACCACCTACCTGCAGGCCAGCCGCGACGACGTCGTGCTCAGCGTGCTTCCCCTGGCGTTCGATTACGGCCTGTACCAGTTGCTGATGTGCGTGAAGCTGGGCGCCACCCTCGTGCTGGAGACGTCCTTCGCGTTTCCGCAGAAGGTGCTGCCGCTGCTGGCCAGCGAGCGCGTGACCGCGTTCCCGCTCGTGCCGACGATGGCGGCGCTGATCGTGCAGCTGCGCAACTTCGACCCGGCCTGGGCCGCCAGCGTGCGCTATCTCACCAACACTGCCGCTGCGCTGCCGCCCGCGCACATCCGCAGGTTGCAGGACCTGTTCCCGGCCGCGCGGGTGTATTCGATGTATGGGATGACCGAATCCAAGCGCTGCACCTGGCTGCCGCCGGAGGAGCTTGCGCGACGCCCGGAGAGCGTCGGCATCGCCATCCCCGGCACGCAGGCCTGGGTGGCCGACGATGCCGGGCGACCGCTGCCTGCGGGCGAGGTCGGCGAACTGGTGGTGCGCGGTGGCCACGTGATGCAGGGCTACTGGAACAATGCCGAAGCCACCGCGCGCGCGCTGCGCCCCGGCCGCTACCCCTGGGAGCGGGTGCTGCACACCGGTGACCTGTTCCGCATGGATGCCGAGGGGTTCCTGTACTTCGTCGGCCGCAAGGACGACATCCTCAAGTCGCGTGGCGAGAAGGTCAGCCCCAAGGAAGTCGAGAACGTGCTGTATGCGATGCACGGCGTGCGCGAGGCCGCACTGGTGGGTGTTCCCGATCCGGTGCTCGGCCATGCGCTGAAGGCGCTGCTGGTGGTCGACGATCCCGGCCTGGACGCGCGCGCGGTTATCGCGCACTGCCGCGCCCACCTCGAGGAGTTCATGGTGCCGCGCACGGTGGAGTTCCGCGAATCGCTGCCCAAGACCGGCACCGGCAAGATCCGGCGCAGCGAACTCCAGGCCGAAGCCGAGGGGCGCCAGGCCGCGGAGGCCTGA
- a CDS encoding polysaccharide deacetylase family protein, translating into MAAKVLATPGMRRLVAAALPHDGVLVLNYHRVGDSSRSRYDRGLWSATAEGFDAQVRFLKDNCDIIGLDDIADALRRPSGRYVAITFDDGYLDNHDIALPVLKHHRVPAAFFIATGFIDRNLLPWWDAIAMQVRESASGTLDLSPWIAGRIALGKDREAWIRRIIAAYKDLPFGQTLPFRARLTEETGLEPPDTVEGQWMDWDMVRALARAGMTIGGHTVNHPILSSLPVEEQRAEIEGCALRLREELGIDMTHFAYPVGGPTAFDDNTMRLLRDARVAQAFSFYGGVARASSAPLDLQRVPVSKETGQDLFRAMVQLPHMFCRQLAA; encoded by the coding sequence ATGGCTGCGAAGGTCTTGGCAACACCGGGCATGCGCCGCCTGGTGGCCGCCGCGCTGCCTCACGATGGAGTGCTGGTCCTCAACTACCACCGCGTGGGCGACAGCAGCCGCTCGCGGTACGACCGTGGGCTCTGGAGCGCGACGGCCGAGGGTTTCGACGCCCAGGTCAGGTTCCTGAAGGACAACTGCGACATCATCGGCCTGGACGACATCGCCGACGCGCTGCGCCGTCCAAGTGGCCGCTACGTGGCCATCACCTTCGACGACGGCTATCTCGACAACCATGACATCGCCCTGCCGGTGCTGAAGCACCACCGCGTGCCCGCGGCGTTCTTCATTGCAACCGGCTTCATAGACCGCAACCTCCTGCCCTGGTGGGACGCGATCGCCATGCAGGTGCGCGAGAGCGCCAGCGGCACGCTCGACCTGTCGCCCTGGATTGCCGGGCGGATCGCTCTCGGCAAGGACCGCGAAGCCTGGATACGGCGCATCATCGCCGCCTACAAGGACCTGCCCTTCGGGCAGACGCTCCCGTTCCGCGCCCGCCTCACCGAGGAGACCGGGCTCGAGCCACCGGACACCGTGGAAGGCCAGTGGATGGACTGGGACATGGTCCGCGCACTGGCCCGGGCCGGCATGACGATTGGCGGCCACACCGTGAACCACCCGATCCTGTCGAGCCTTCCGGTCGAAGAGCAGCGCGCGGAAATCGAGGGTTGCGCCCTGCGCCTGCGGGAGGAACTCGGGATCGACATGACGCACTTCGCCTACCCCGTCGGCGGCCCCACCGCGTTCGACGACAACACCATGCGCCTGCTGCGCGATGCCCGCGTGGCGCAGGCGTTCTCCTTCTACGGCGGGGTGGCCCGCGCCTCGTCCGCACCGCTCGACCTGCAGCGCGTCCCGGTGTCCAAGGAGACGGGACAGGACCTGTTCCGGGCCATGGTGCAGCTGCCGCACATGTTCTGCCGTCAGCTGGCCGCCTGA
- a CDS encoding TIGR03013 family XrtA/PEP-CTERM system glycosyltransferase, which produces MIGAFGGRAQRLVRIQWLLESLALLLASVAAICLRFSDDPDGRSLHLAMVPFPAILVPMYVTMAMAAFGLYQSHVRHNPSELLLRMVLAFAFGGVGLLVTYYVLPQTYMGRGLLSINLALGFVAVAALRWGARSLTGGAAYKRRVLVYGAGEQADLINRRMRRRADRQAFCVVGFVPAPGQRVVVAADLLVRSPLDLVSLTRELSVQEIVLAPDERRGGLPMDDILACAQRGISVVNIPMFFEREAGMIKLEAADPSSLVFSGGFDHSLMRRLSKRCFDLAAATALLLVAWPAMLLVALAVRIEGDGPVLYRQVRVGEGGRSFELAKFRSMRADAEGDGVARWASRDDNRTTRVGRFIRKTRLDELPQLFNVLAGDMSFVGPRPERPQFVQQLNGEIRYYNVRHSVKPGLTGWAQLRYPYGASVSDAHEKLKFDLFYVKNQGLVFDFMILLQTVEVVLFRRGAR; this is translated from the coding sequence CTGCGGTTTTCCGATGATCCCGATGGCCGCAGCCTGCACCTGGCCATGGTGCCCTTTCCCGCGATCCTGGTACCGATGTACGTCACCATGGCGATGGCGGCATTCGGGCTCTACCAGTCCCACGTGCGCCACAACCCCTCGGAACTGCTGCTGCGCATGGTGCTGGCGTTCGCCTTCGGTGGTGTCGGGCTGCTGGTGACCTACTACGTGCTGCCGCAGACCTACATGGGACGCGGCCTGCTCTCGATCAACCTCGCGCTCGGGTTCGTGGCGGTTGCCGCCCTGCGCTGGGGCGCGCGCAGCCTGACGGGCGGCGCTGCCTACAAGCGCCGCGTGCTTGTCTACGGTGCCGGCGAGCAAGCCGACCTGATCAACCGCCGCATGCGCCGCCGGGCCGACCGGCAGGCATTCTGCGTGGTCGGATTCGTGCCGGCCCCCGGCCAGCGGGTCGTGGTGGCCGCCGACCTCCTCGTGCGCAGCCCGCTCGACCTGGTTTCCCTGACCCGCGAGTTGAGCGTGCAGGAGATCGTCCTGGCCCCGGACGAGCGTCGCGGCGGCCTGCCGATGGATGACATCCTGGCCTGCGCACAGCGTGGCATCTCCGTGGTCAACATCCCGATGTTCTTCGAGCGCGAGGCGGGCATGATCAAGCTCGAGGCGGCCGATCCGTCTTCGCTGGTGTTCTCCGGCGGCTTCGACCATTCACTGATGCGACGCCTGAGCAAGCGCTGCTTCGACCTCGCCGCTGCGACGGCGCTGCTGCTGGTGGCGTGGCCGGCCATGCTGCTGGTCGCGCTGGCCGTGCGCATCGAAGGCGACGGGCCCGTGCTCTACCGGCAGGTGCGGGTGGGCGAGGGCGGGCGCAGCTTCGAGCTGGCCAAGTTCCGCAGCATGCGCGCCGACGCCGAAGGCGATGGCGTCGCGCGATGGGCGAGCCGTGACGACAACCGCACCACGCGCGTGGGGCGCTTCATCCGCAAGACCCGCCTGGACGAACTGCCCCAGCTGTTCAACGTGCTTGCAGGCGACATGAGCTTTGTCGGCCCGCGGCCGGAGCGGCCGCAGTTCGTGCAGCAGCTCAACGGCGAGATCCGCTACTACAACGTGCGCCACTCCGTGAAACCCGGGCTCACCGGCTGGGCGCAATTGCGCTATCCGTACGGCGCATCGGTCAGCGATGCCCACGAGAAGCTCAAGTTCGACCTCTTCTACGTCAAGAACCAGGGACTCGTGTTCGATTTCATGATCCTGCTGCAGACCGTGGAAGTCGTGCTGTTCCGGCGCGGTGCGCGCTAG
- a CDS encoding J domain-containing protein gives MNHATDFARLYAELGVSPQCGLHAFKQAYRRRVAELHPDRPATGPRDPDRLIALNLGYAAALDFHRARGRLPGAPAHAAGTTAQTAPLQHGSQWNGRHMQARTASPTAQLPPSATRHAMWMRSVLTVLIVAGATWHWLPASEEPAAPAAESPQAAPFAEAPMDVQLVPGMDRRTVAVLLGEPMVRDASDSLWMYGPSWVHFECGRLADWHNTPLHPLPVATQRPQHATAGGARRTASARPRACADHAAMTADVAPQAHGDD, from the coding sequence ATGAACCATGCGACCGACTTCGCAAGGCTCTATGCCGAGCTCGGCGTCTCGCCGCAGTGCGGCCTGCACGCGTTCAAGCAGGCGTACCGCCGCCGCGTCGCGGAGCTGCATCCCGACCGGCCCGCCACCGGACCGCGCGATCCCGACAGGCTCATCGCGCTCAACCTGGGCTACGCCGCCGCGCTGGACTTCCATCGCGCGCGTGGCCGGCTGCCCGGGGCTCCGGCGCACGCCGCCGGCACCACCGCGCAGACCGCGCCGCTGCAACATGGCAGCCAGTGGAACGGGCGGCACATGCAGGCCCGCACCGCGTCACCCACGGCGCAGCTGCCCCCCTCGGCCACACGCCATGCAATGTGGATGCGCTCGGTGCTGACGGTGCTGATCGTGGCGGGTGCAACCTGGCACTGGCTGCCGGCCTCCGAAGAGCCAGCCGCGCCGGCCGCCGAGTCTCCGCAGGCCGCGCCTTTCGCGGAAGCCCCGATGGACGTACAGCTCGTACCCGGCATGGACCGCCGCACCGTCGCGGTCCTGCTCGGCGAACCCATGGTGCGCGACGCCAGCGACTCGCTCTGGATGTATGGACCGTCCTGGGTGCACTTCGAGTGCGGGCGGCTGGCGGACTGGCACAACACCCCGCTGCATCCACTGCCGGTCGCCACGCAGCGCCCGCAGCACGCGACAGCGGGCGGGGCCAGACGCACCGCCAGCGCACGGCCGCGCGCCTGCGCGGACCATGCGGCCATGACTGCAGACGTCGCGCCCCAGGCCCACGGGGACGACTGA
- a CDS encoding right-handed parallel beta-helix repeat-containing protein, producing MHRHSVPPRYSVYTGGSPHGKRLAACWILVALAGLAAPAHAREWFVSTGGSDSNDGSLARPFRTIGHVLSPESALVRDGDTVTLRAPEGNRTYSECDVRLRVRLVLRSHPGERAHIHCDIATPDSVAVQIDPPASGSRVSGLEISGGRFYGVMMQTGWEQEAAPAERGASDIVLEDLLIRDTGRDGIKITPKSDNITIRRTEIRDTGAIYAPGTPLEEMNADGIDNVNGSGMVVEDSYIHDIATTGLYFKGGAADVVVQRNRIEDTGMAGILVGFDTSLEFFDTALNPEYHESIRGVVRNNVVRNTNYAGIGLYAAKDAVVVNNTIDNAARVGHAALYFGIPFQDWDPDGGRPPSVNATLRNNLVRGSGGRCFEIRHSDELGGLSGLTGWPHSDHNGYAPDCLLRDARPGSIALPLSLPAWRLASGTEAGSVSADFALDADGRPGAGSAAIGAGVPVDGVSDDIEGARRDGAQTIGAYHVQVPVAVPAAGGAGTGGGDAPATAQAETMVAAAVLPLAWLAGGRGITTLLPAIGAALLAALALLAMVAGAILVRRRNVTDWLAAYLRQDWRAPVPHGTTRHLMFCFVDHYEPAWGNPGRAREDARVARWLEELPRLCASHRDSEGRPPMHTFFYPEEEYRPEHLDALATLCRMGLGEIEIHLHHDNDTEAELRRKLSRFTELLASDHDALPRDPVTGQPRWAFIHGNWALDNSHPSGRHCGVDNELVVLREEGCYADFTFPAAPDPCQTRAINRIYYAKDDPCRPKSHDRGPRVRVGGSAEGDLMLIQGPLGFRWRSRKFGLVPRIENADVRAVAPPTTDRIDAWVRTGIHVEGRPEWIFVKIHTHGAEDRDMDTLLGAAMDQAHSYLESRYNDGREWKLHYVSAREAYNIAKAAEAGLQGDPGMYRDHAIPRPHYRPRRGAAATSTVGERAALTP from the coding sequence ATGCATCGACATAGCGTGCCACCCCGGTACAGCGTTTACACCGGTGGCTCACCGCACGGCAAGCGACTGGCGGCATGCTGGATCCTGGTCGCGCTGGCGGGCCTCGCAGCACCCGCACACGCCCGCGAATGGTTCGTCTCGACCGGGGGCAGCGACAGCAACGACGGCTCCCTGGCGCGCCCCTTCCGGACGATCGGGCACGTGCTGTCGCCGGAGAGCGCGCTGGTCCGCGATGGCGACACCGTCACCCTGCGCGCGCCCGAGGGCAACCGCACCTATTCCGAGTGCGACGTGCGCCTGCGCGTCAGGCTGGTGCTGCGGTCGCACCCCGGTGAGCGCGCGCACATCCACTGCGACATCGCCACCCCGGACAGTGTCGCGGTGCAGATCGATCCCCCGGCCTCCGGGAGCCGCGTCAGCGGCCTGGAGATCAGCGGCGGGCGCTTCTATGGCGTGATGATGCAGACCGGCTGGGAACAGGAGGCCGCGCCGGCCGAGCGGGGCGCCTCCGACATCGTCCTCGAGGACCTGCTGATCCGGGACACGGGGCGTGACGGCATCAAGATCACCCCGAAGTCGGACAACATCACCATCCGCCGCACCGAGATCCGCGACACCGGCGCGATCTACGCGCCCGGCACGCCGCTGGAAGAGATGAACGCCGACGGCATCGACAACGTCAACGGTTCGGGGATGGTGGTGGAAGACAGCTACATCCACGATATCGCCACGACCGGCCTGTACTTCAAGGGTGGAGCGGCCGACGTGGTGGTGCAGCGCAACCGCATCGAGGACACCGGGATGGCGGGCATCCTGGTGGGGTTCGACACCAGCCTGGAATTCTTCGATACCGCGCTCAACCCGGAATACCACGAGTCGATCCGCGGGGTGGTGCGCAACAACGTGGTGCGCAACACCAACTACGCGGGCATCGGCCTGTACGCGGCCAAGGACGCCGTGGTGGTGAACAACACGATCGACAACGCCGCCCGGGTCGGGCATGCCGCACTGTACTTCGGCATCCCGTTCCAGGACTGGGATCCCGACGGTGGGCGTCCCCCGAGCGTGAATGCGACGCTTCGCAACAACCTGGTGCGCGGCAGTGGCGGCCGCTGTTTCGAGATCCGCCATTCCGACGAACTCGGTGGCTTGTCCGGCCTCACCGGCTGGCCGCACAGCGACCACAACGGCTATGCACCGGACTGCCTGCTGCGCGATGCCCGTCCGGGCTCGATCGCGCTTCCGCTGTCGCTGCCGGCATGGCGCCTGGCGAGCGGCACGGAGGCGGGAAGCGTGTCGGCCGATTTCGCGCTCGATGCCGACGGGCGGCCGGGCGCCGGCAGCGCGGCCATCGGTGCCGGCGTGCCGGTCGACGGCGTTTCCGATGACATCGAGGGTGCGCGCCGCGATGGCGCGCAGACCATTGGCGCGTACCACGTGCAGGTGCCGGTGGCCGTGCCCGCAGCCGGAGGAGCGGGCACGGGTGGCGGTGACGCGCCGGCCACTGCGCAGGCGGAGACCATGGTCGCCGCCGCGGTCCTTCCGCTCGCATGGCTGGCGGGCGGGCGCGGTATCACGACGCTGTTGCCCGCGATCGGCGCGGCGCTCCTTGCCGCGCTGGCACTGTTGGCCATGGTCGCCGGCGCAATCCTGGTGCGGCGGCGCAACGTCACGGACTGGCTCGCCGCCTACCTGCGGCAGGATTGGCGCGCCCCGGTCCCGCACGGAACGACCCGGCACCTCATGTTCTGTTTCGTCGACCACTACGAGCCCGCCTGGGGCAATCCCGGACGCGCGCGCGAGGATGCGCGCGTCGCCCGCTGGCTCGAAGAGCTGCCCCGCCTGTGCGCCAGCCATCGCGATTCGGAAGGTCGTCCGCCGATGCACACGTTCTTCTATCCGGAGGAGGAGTACCGGCCCGAGCACCTGGATGCGCTCGCGACGCTGTGCCGGATGGGGCTCGGCGAGATCGAGATCCACCTCCACCACGACAACGACACCGAAGCCGAGCTGCGCCGCAAGCTCTCGCGCTTCACCGAGCTGCTGGCGAGCGACCACGATGCGCTCCCGCGCGATCCCGTGACCGGCCAGCCGCGGTGGGCCTTCATCCACGGCAACTGGGCGCTCGACAACAGCCACCCGTCGGGCCGCCACTGCGGCGTCGACAACGAACTGGTCGTGCTGCGGGAGGAGGGCTGCTACGCGGACTTCACCTTCCCCGCGGCTCCCGACCCGTGCCAGACGCGCGCCATCAACCGCATCTACTACGCCAAGGACGATCCATGCCGGCCGAAGTCCCACGATCGCGGTCCGCGCGTCCGCGTGGGCGGTTCCGCGGAGGGCGACCTGATGCTCATACAGGGCCCGCTGGGATTCCGTTGGCGGAGCCGCAAGTTCGGCCTGGTGCCGCGAATCGAGAACGCCGACGTCCGCGCGGTGGCGCCGCCCACCACCGACCGCATCGATGCCTGGGTGCGCACGGGGATCCACGTCGAAGGTCGGCCGGAGTGGATCTTCGTCAAGATCCACACCCACGGAGCCGAGGACCGTGACATGGATACGCTGCTGGGCGCTGCCATGGACCAGGCGCACTCGTACCTGGAGTCGCGCTACAACGATGGTCGCGAATGGAAGCTGCACTACGTCAGCGCGCGCGAGGCCTACAACATCGCCAAGGCCGCGGAGGCCGGCCTGCAGGGCGACCCTGGCATGTACCGCGACCACGCCATTCCCCGTCCCCACTATCGGCCGCGGCGCGGCGCGGCGGCCACGAGCACCGTCGGAGAGCGCGCGGCGCTTACTCCGTGA
- a CDS encoding phosphopantetheine-binding protein, with product MSQHETRIRAFIDENFPPAGPGGPPAAELSLLESGVIDSMGVLLLVTWLEQEFGFIVDDDEVLPENLDSIAAIDAFVARKLQEMELAE from the coding sequence GTGAGCCAGCACGAAACGCGCATCCGCGCATTCATCGATGAGAACTTCCCCCCGGCGGGTCCCGGCGGGCCGCCCGCGGCCGAGCTGAGCCTGCTTGAATCGGGCGTCATCGATTCCATGGGCGTGCTGCTGCTCGTCACCTGGCTGGAGCAGGAGTTCGGCTTCATCGTCGACGACGATGAAGTGCTGCCGGAAAACCTCGACAGCATCGCCGCCATCGATGCCTTCGTCGCGCGCAAGCTCCAGGAGATGGAGCTGGCGGAGTGA